The Clostridiales bacterium genome contains a region encoding:
- a CDS encoding ATP-dependent Clp protease ATP-binding subunit — translation MFERFTEKARRVVVYAQEEARMLNQNYIGTEHLLLGLIREQDGIAAKALESLGISLEDVHAQVEDLIGRGTFVPTGHIPFTPRAKKVLELSLREALQLGHNYIGTEHMLLGLIREGEGVAAQVLLNLGADLDKVRSAVIQLLSGHYGKQTEPAEERGGRGSGSLLDEFGRNLTRAASEGKLDPVIGRMAEIERVMQILSRRTKNNPVLIGEPGVGKTAVAEGLAQAIVHDQVPETIKDRQLYTLDLAALVAGSKYRGEFEDRLKKVMKEIRERGDIILFVDEMHTLVGAGAAEGAIDAASIIKPALARGELQTIGATTLDEYRKYVERDPALERRFQPIMVGEPSVAETVQILFGLRDRYEAHHRVSITDAAVEAAAVLADRYISDRFLPDKAIDLIDEAGSKMRIKMMTAPPGVREIEDRLRRVRAEKEAAIEAQEFEKAASLRDGEKRIIAEKREMEQEWLKPESRRLVEVTECEIADVVSVWTGVPVSALTEEETEKLLRMEASLHERLVGQDEAVVAVSRAIRRARAGLKDPRRPAGSFIFLGPSGVGKTELSKALAAFLFGSEEALIQLDMSEYMEKHTVSRLIGSPPGYVGFDEGGQLTELVRRRPYSVVLFDEVEKAHHDVFNILLQILEEGRLTDAQGRRVDFKNCIIIMTSNIGARDIVKGQKLGFSTSGGAGLSYEDLKERVTGELKKIFRPEFLNRVDETIVFHDLSHEEIEQIVDLMFDRLREQLVAHGMGISLAADARTHLAREGYDPALGARPLRRAIQRFVEDPLSEQLLAAQWSSGDVIEVVVQEGEIAFRKGEGRAPAVSERVVPEGGSTPLMPRAAKAPRRRGSAAGGVTGA, via the coding sequence ATGTTCGAGCGGTTCACAGAGAAGGCGCGCAGGGTTGTAGTCTACGCCCAGGAAGAAGCGCGCATGCTCAACCAGAACTACATCGGAACCGAGCACTTGTTGCTGGGACTGATTCGGGAACAAGACGGTATCGCCGCTAAGGCGCTAGAAAGTCTCGGCATCTCACTTGAGGATGTCCACGCGCAAGTAGAGGACCTCATCGGCAGGGGCACGTTTGTTCCCACGGGCCACATCCCGTTCACACCGCGTGCAAAGAAGGTGCTCGAGCTCTCCCTCCGCGAGGCGCTGCAGCTCGGCCACAACTACATCGGGACCGAACACATGCTCCTCGGCCTCATCCGTGAGGGAGAGGGCGTCGCGGCGCAAGTGCTGCTCAATCTCGGCGCTGATCTGGACAAGGTCCGCTCGGCTGTTATCCAGCTGCTTTCCGGCCACTACGGCAAGCAGACTGAGCCTGCCGAGGAGCGCGGCGGCAGGGGGAGTGGCTCGCTGCTCGATGAGTTTGGCAGGAACCTCACCCGCGCGGCGAGTGAGGGCAAGCTCGATCCGGTCATCGGACGGATGGCTGAGATCGAACGCGTAATGCAGATCCTCTCGCGGCGCACCAAGAACAACCCGGTCCTCATCGGCGAGCCCGGGGTTGGGAAGACCGCGGTGGCGGAAGGACTCGCGCAGGCGATCGTGCACGATCAGGTGCCGGAAACCATCAAGGACCGGCAGCTCTACACACTCGATCTGGCAGCGCTCGTCGCTGGGAGCAAGTATCGCGGGGAGTTCGAGGACCGCCTCAAGAAGGTGATGAAGGAGATTCGTGAACGCGGCGACATCATATTGTTCGTCGATGAGATGCACACGCTTGTGGGCGCCGGCGCCGCTGAGGGCGCTATCGATGCCGCGAGCATCATCAAGCCAGCGCTCGCCCGTGGCGAGTTGCAGACCATCGGCGCGACCACGCTAGACGAGTACCGCAAGTACGTCGAGAGGGACCCGGCGCTCGAGCGGCGATTCCAGCCGATCATGGTAGGCGAGCCGAGCGTCGCTGAGACCGTTCAGATCCTGTTCGGTTTGCGTGACCGTTACGAGGCGCACCACCGCGTCAGCATCACAGATGCCGCGGTTGAGGCGGCCGCGGTTCTCGCCGACCGGTACATCTCAGATCGTTTCCTGCCCGACAAGGCCATCGATCTCATTGACGAGGCCGGTTCGAAGATGCGTATCAAGATGATGACGGCGCCTCCCGGAGTACGGGAGATCGAGGACCGCCTGCGTCGAGTGCGCGCCGAGAAGGAAGCCGCGATCGAGGCGCAGGAGTTCGAGAAAGCCGCGTCGCTGCGCGACGGGGAGAAGCGCATCATCGCGGAGAAGCGCGAGATGGAACAGGAGTGGCTCAAGCCGGAGAGCCGTAGGCTCGTCGAGGTGACTGAGTGCGAAATCGCCGATGTCGTAAGCGTGTGGACGGGCGTGCCCGTCTCCGCGTTGACGGAGGAAGAGACAGAGAAACTCCTGCGGATGGAGGCGTCACTGCACGAGCGGCTTGTCGGTCAAGATGAAGCCGTCGTGGCAGTCAGCAGGGCGATCCGGCGCGCTCGCGCGGGCCTCAAGGATCCTCGCCGTCCGGCTGGATCCTTCATCTTCCTCGGCCCGTCTGGGGTTGGAAAGACTGAACTCTCAAAGGCGCTTGCGGCGTTCCTGTTCGGGAGCGAGGAGGCGCTCATCCAGCTCGACATGTCGGAGTACATGGAAAAACACACCGTTTCGCGCCTCATAGGGTCACCTCCCGGGTACGTTGGCTTCGATGAGGGAGGACAGCTCACCGAGCTCGTCAGGCGCCGTCCGTACTCGGTTGTGCTCTTTGATGAAGTCGAGAAGGCGCACCATGACGTGTTCAACATCCTTCTTCAGATTCTTGAGGAAGGACGGCTCACCGATGCCCAGGGACGGCGTGTCGATTTCAAGAACTGCATCATCATCATGACGAGCAACATCGGCGCGCGCGACATCGTCAAAGGCCAGAAGCTTGGGTTCTCGACGAGCGGTGGCGCGGGACTTTCCTATGAGGACCTCAAGGAGCGTGTCACCGGTGAGCTCAAGAAGATCTTCAGGCCCGAGTTCCTCAATCGTGTCGACGAAACGATTGTCTTCCACGATCTTTCGCACGAAGAGATCGAACAGATCGTCGATCTCATGTTCGACCGGCTCCGCGAACAGCTCGTTGCGCACGGTATGGGGATATCCCTTGCCGCTGACGCGCGCACGCATCTCGCCCGCGAAGGGTACGATCCCGCGCTCGGAGCGCGTCCGCTCCGCCGGGCCATACAGCGGTTCGTCGAGGATCCGCTCTCAGAGCAGCTGCTCGCG